In the Pseudoliparis swirei isolate HS2019 ecotype Mariana Trench chromosome 21, NWPU_hadal_v1, whole genome shotgun sequence genome, one interval contains:
- the pelp1 gene encoding proline-, glutamic acid- and leucine-rich protein 1 isoform X2: MATSAWLRETSAMRLTEGLVSVLKEQRPEYLPALLAGYREHGVFQTQSVSAVGGLVGLSNAKLGSGKTRSEGLCLLSMMVKDSSSELFQQNCNSWLRSLQHVIQSQSPEETIKLAVSTLKDLLQYSSQLAQLAREVGLNSILGLLTSLLALKKECELAAMDGIMACMTFYPRACGSLRGKLGAYFLSKMDSTNKKTQEMACLCYSRLPCLGGLLDRGVGAGRAEGWTNQIHCLLASADGLLAQIYHSSETDGAVLYEGPGVELAFPHLDQSDPLLLLQLQDRYTAVCLALKHTLGVDPASAVRLPVRIILNLVCRVLAVSSKSINLTGDGSVRLMVLPVIHTNTLEVLSALIAAVRGGMIQYAAVLQRLFSQTLSAWTPQPEASLGQQRAYSSVRVSVYRTLELWVQVAGACGGILQGSPGHSELLFTHLLSDITPGAESVKLRAGLSADAVPGGKPGPRRTKHLVMADTAGPSLQRKGDQLANQDSCLWALRVLRQVLLTSGTLLKDDMHKRLHDVVLPLCVRLKQQQSSSSILSDAAGCVSGQYSSALPRRELYRLLLALVLVPSPCWPPPLTCAVSILSNGRNDRNLKVSTFCSEALTVCNSLLHPRTPSIALPLPPLTLKPIPTASVLPSSQTAGLTLPTLLGGPAPGPPFPSRHSLCMGPASLLGSLENHLSLVPGLPPAPEDMILSHQQDSAGLGLPEGQRPVFVRYDREEAEDVEISLASDSDDSVVIVPPGMLNLENQQEEAAAAAQNMSSAPPGGATAGGETVATVPTTATATTIDRVSLPNDLAASSPLLTTSTTQINSFPPPSSSVVSLVPPLNSTALTAPPGGGLGDSLPGRPQLQQMLMQPSAAGQPVAMGMPLQMHQLQNQLGQQGRHLHQAPPASNEDSAVININSTDDEEEEEEDIEEDEDLDEEEEDEEEEEDVSDFPEDDLYSGEYDNYDEEEGEELEEEEEEEEDEDGDGDIPPLEGAEDNDGEAAIEGGKVLRAVVDEEGMAGFSVEGEAEGGIEEIQTNRAPFAEDRMKVQKVESIGVLEEAREGEGDESERMDDPTMPQILCVTGGTLEEREEPEEEGGAAGEVLQDGAAPWEPAANEIEPTDAAEGGTANRFQEELAAEPPQEAGAINDKPSPARQEEQLAVQEGDAVVTAGEPDTSRGRSPKETEEMPEEAEKRESVTAETQETEGGAGGDSDAEEGKGLKRKREEEQEEAGLGTEKKKVDDEVMASMLADFVACPPDDEDGASGSTRS; this comes from the exons ATGGCTACATCGGCGTGGCTGCGGGAGACATCCGCGATGCGGCTGACGGAGGGCCTGGTGTCGGTTCTGAAGGAGCAGCGTCCAGAGTACCTGCCCGCCCTGCTGGCCGGCTACAGGGAACATGGCGTGTTCCAGACGCAG AGCGTGAGCGCCGTCGGGGGTCTCGTGGGGTTGAGCAATGCCAAACTGGGCTCGGGCAAGACCAG gtctgagggtctctgcctcctctccatGATGGTTAAGGACAGCTCCAGTGAGCTCTTCCAGCAGAACTGCAATTCCTGGCTGCGTTCCCTGCAGCACGTCATACag TCCCAGTCTCCTGAGGAGACCATCAAGCTGGCGGTGAGCACGCTGAAGGACCTGCTGCAGTACTCATCCCAGCTGGCGCAGCTGGCCAGGGAGGTCGGCCTCAACTCCATCCTGGGCCTCCTCACGTCTCTGCTGGCCCTCAAGAAGGAG TGTGAGCTGGCAGCCATGGACGGCATCATGGCCTGTATGACCTTCTACCCCAGAGCCTGTGGATCCCTCAGG gggAAACTGGGAGCATATTTCCTTTCCAAAATGGACAGCACcaacaagaaaacacaagag ATGGCCTGCCTGTGTTACAGCCGCCTGCCCTGTCTGGGGGGCCTGTTGGACAGAGGTGTCGGTGCCGGCAGAGCGGAGGGCTGGACCAATCAGATTCACTGCCTGCTGGCCTCAGCCGATGGGCTGCTGGCTCAGATCTACCACAGTTCAGAAACAG ATGGAGCGGTGCTGTACGAGGGGCCGGGCGTGGAGCTGGCCTTCCCTCACCTCGACCAGTCGgacccgctgctgctgctgcagcttcagGACCGATACACAGCTGTCTGCCTggcgctcaaacacacactcgg gGTGGATCCGGCCTCCGCGGTCCGTCTGCCTGTCCGAATAATACTCAACCTGGTGTGCCGAGTCCTCGCTGTCAGCTCCAAGAGCata AATTTAACAGGCGATGGCAGCGTGCGGCTGATGGTCTTACCCGTcatacacaccaacacactggAGGTCTTATCGGCTCTCATCGCAGC tgtgcgTGGCGGCATGATCCAGTACGCCGCTGTGCTCCAGAGGCTCTTCTCTCAGACGCTGTCTGCCTGGACGCCTCAGCCTGAAGCCAGTCTGGGCCAGCAGAGAGCCTACAG CTCGGTGCGGGTGTCGGTGTACAGGACCTTGGAGCTGTGGGTCCAGGTGGCCGGAGCCTGCGGCGGCATCCTGCAGGGGAGCCCCGGCCACTCCGAGCTCCTGTTCACTCACCTGCTCAGTGACATCACACCGGGGGCGGAGTCTGTCAAG CTCCGGGCCGGACTGTCGGCGGACGCCGTCCCCGGAGGGAAGCCCGGCCCGCGGCGGACCAAACATCTTGTGATGGCCGACACCGCCGGGCCGTCGCTCCAGAGGAAAGGAGACCAGTTGGCCAATCAGGACTCCTGTCTCTGGGCCCTCAGGG TGTTGAGGCAAGTCCTCCTGACCAGCGGCACGCTCCTGAAGGATGACATGCACAAG CGCCTCCATGACGTGGTGCTGCCGCTGTGCGTGCGTCTGAAGCAGCAGCAGTCCAGCAGCAGCATCCTGAGCGACGCCGCCGGCTGCGTCAGCGGGCAGTACAGCAGCGCCCTCCCCCGGCGAGAGCTGTACAG GTTGCTGCtggctctggtcctggtcccgtcGCCCTGTTGGCCTCCGCCTCTCACCTGCGCCGTGTCCATCCTCAGCAACGGACGCAACGACCGCAACCTCAAG GTCTCTACGTTCTGCTCTGAGGCGCTCACCGtctgcaactccctcctccacccccgcaCTCCCTCCATCgccctgcccctcccccccctcaccctgaaGCCCATCCCCACCGCCTcagtcctcccctcctcccagaCCGCTGGCCTCACTTTGCCCACGCTCCTCGGGGGCCCCGCCCCCGGTCCTCCCTTCCCCAGCCGCCACTCCCTCTGCATGGGCCCCGCCTCCCTGCTGGGCTCTCTGGAGAACCACCTCTCCCTGGTGCCGGGGCTGCCGCCCGCCCCGGAAGACATGATCCTGTCCCACCAGCAGGACTCGGCCGGTCTGGGCCTCCCGGAGGGCCAGAGACCCGTGTTCGTCCGCTACGACCGAGAGGAAGCGGAGGACGTCGAGATCTCTCTGGCCAGCGACTCTGACGACAGCGTGGTCATCGTCCCGCCGGGGATGCTCAACCTGGAGAaccagcaggaggaggcggcggcggcggctcagaACATGTCCTCCGCTCCACCGGGAGGCGCCACAGCGGGAGGAGAGACGGTCGCCACCGTGCCCACCACGGCCACCGCGACCACGATAGACAGGGTGTCGCTCCCCAATgacctcgccgcctcctcccctctcctcaccacctccaccacgcaGATcaactccttccctcctcccagctcctcgGTGGTCTCCCTGGTGCCCCCTTTGAATTCCACCGCGCTCACCGCTCCGCCCGGCGGCGGCCTCGGGGACTCGCTACCCGGCCGACCTCAGCTCCAGCAGATGCTGATGCAGCCCTCGGCGGCGGGCCAGCCCGTCGCCATGGGGATGCCGCTCCAGATGCACCAGCTGCAGAACCAGCTGGGCCAGCAAGGGCGCCACCTGCACCAGGCGCCGCCCGCCAGCAACGAGGACTCCGCCGTCATCAACATCAACAGCAccgacgacgaggaggaagaggaggaggacattgaggaggatgaggatctggatgaagaagaggaggacgaggaggaagaggaggatgtgaGCGATTTCCCCGAGGACGACTTGTACAGCGGGGAGTATGATAATTATGAcgaagaagagggggaagagctggaagaggaggaagaggaggaggaggatgaggacgggGACGGGGACATACCTCCACTGGAGGGAGCGGAGGACAACGATGGAGAGGCGGCTATCGAGGGCGGGAAGGTGCTCCGGGccgtggtggatgaagaggGGATGGCTGGGTTCAGCGTGGAGGGGGAAGCGGAAGGAGGCATCGAGGAGATCCAGACCAACAGAGCGCCGTTCGCCGAGGACCGGATGAAGGTGCAGAAGGTGGAGAGCATCGGCGTCCTGGAGGAGGCGCGGGAGGGGGAGGGCGACGAGAGCGAGAGGATGGACGACCCCACCATGCCCCAAATCCTGTGCGTCACTGGGGGAacgctggaggagagggaggagcccgaggaggaaggaggggccgCGGGGGAGGTGCTGCAGGATGGGGCGGCGCCGTGGGAGCCGGCAGCCAATGAGATTGAGCCGACGGACGCCGCGGAAGGCGGCACAGCCAATCGGTTTCAAGAG GAGTTGGCAGCCGAGCCGCCGCAGGAAGCCGGCGCGATCAATGATAAACCGTCGCCGGCTCGCCAGGAGGAGCAGCTCGCCGTCCAGGAGGGAGACGCGGTGGTGACGGCGGGAGAGCCCGACACCTCCAGGGGGCGGAGCCCAAAAGAGACGGAGGAGATGCCGGAGGAGgccgagaagagagagagcgtgacAGCTGAGACTCaagagacggagggaggagcaggaggagacagtgatgcagaggaggggaaaggactgaagaggaagagggaggaggagcaggaagaggcggGGCTAGGCACTGAGAAGAAAAAG GTCGATGATGAGGTCATGGCGTCCATGTTGGCGGACTTCGTCGCCTGTCCGCCGGATGACGAAGACGGCGCATCCGGATCGACCCGCTCGTGA
- the pelp1 gene encoding proline-, glutamic acid- and leucine-rich protein 1 isoform X1, translating into MATSAWLRETSAMRLTEGLVSVLKEQRPEYLPALLAGYREHGVFQTQSVSAVGGLVGLSNAKLGSGKTRSEGLCLLSMMVKDSSSELFQQNCNSWLRSLQHVIQSQSPEETIKLAVSTLKDLLQYSSQLAQLAREVGLNSILGLLTSLLALKKECELAAMDGIMACMTFYPRACGSLRGKLGAYFLSKMDSTNKKTQEMACLCYSRLPCLGGLLDRGVGAGRAEGWTNQIHCLLASADGLLAQIYHSSETDGAVLYEGPGVELAFPHLDQSDPLLLLQLQDRYTAVCLALKHTLGVDPASAVRLPVRIILNLVCRVLAVSSKSINLTGDGSVRLMVLPVIHTNTLEVLSALIAAVRGGMIQYAAVLQRLFSQTLSAWTPQPEASLGQQRAYSSVRVSVYRTLELWVQVAGACGGILQGSPGHSELLFTHLLSDITPGAESVKLRAGLSADAVPGGKPGPRRTKHLVMADTAGPSLQRKGDQLANQDSCLWALRVLRQVLLTSGTLLKDDMHKRLHDVVLPLCVRLKQQQSSSSILSDAAGCVSGQYSSALPRRELYRLLLALVLVPSPCWPPPLTCAVSILSNGRNDRNLKVSTFCSEALTVCNSLLHPRTPSIALPLPPLTLKPIPTASVLPSSQTAGLTLPTLLGGPAPGPPFPSRHSLCMGPASLLGSLENHLSLVPGLPPAPEDMILSHQQDSAGLGLPEGQRPVFVRYDREEAEDVEISLASDSDDSVVIVPPGMLNLENQQEEAAAAAQNMSSAPPGGATAGGETVATVPTTATATTIDRVSLPNDLAASSPLLTTSTTQINSFPPPSSSVVSLVPPLNSTALTAPPGGGLGDSLPGRPQLQQMLMQPSAAGQPVAMGMPLQMHQLQNQLGQQGRHLHQAPPASNEDSAVININSTDDEEEEEEDIEEDEDLDEEEEDEEEEEDVSDFPEDDLYSGEYDNYDEEEGEELEEEEEEEEDEDGDGDIPPLEGAEDNDGEAAIEGGKVLRAVVDEEGMAGFSVEGEAEGGIEEIQTNRAPFAEDRMKVQKVESIGVLEEAREGEGDESERMDDPTMPQILCVTGGTLEEREEPEEEGGAAGEVLQDGAAPWEPAANEIEPTDAAEGGTANRFQEELAAEPPQEAGAINDKPSPARQEEQLAVQEGDAVVTAGEPDTSRGRSPKETEEMPEEAEKRESVTAETQETEGGAGGDSDAEEGKGLKRKREEEQEEAGLGTEKKKQVDDEVMASMLADFVACPPDDEDGASGSTRS; encoded by the exons ATGGCTACATCGGCGTGGCTGCGGGAGACATCCGCGATGCGGCTGACGGAGGGCCTGGTGTCGGTTCTGAAGGAGCAGCGTCCAGAGTACCTGCCCGCCCTGCTGGCCGGCTACAGGGAACATGGCGTGTTCCAGACGCAG AGCGTGAGCGCCGTCGGGGGTCTCGTGGGGTTGAGCAATGCCAAACTGGGCTCGGGCAAGACCAG gtctgagggtctctgcctcctctccatGATGGTTAAGGACAGCTCCAGTGAGCTCTTCCAGCAGAACTGCAATTCCTGGCTGCGTTCCCTGCAGCACGTCATACag TCCCAGTCTCCTGAGGAGACCATCAAGCTGGCGGTGAGCACGCTGAAGGACCTGCTGCAGTACTCATCCCAGCTGGCGCAGCTGGCCAGGGAGGTCGGCCTCAACTCCATCCTGGGCCTCCTCACGTCTCTGCTGGCCCTCAAGAAGGAG TGTGAGCTGGCAGCCATGGACGGCATCATGGCCTGTATGACCTTCTACCCCAGAGCCTGTGGATCCCTCAGG gggAAACTGGGAGCATATTTCCTTTCCAAAATGGACAGCACcaacaagaaaacacaagag ATGGCCTGCCTGTGTTACAGCCGCCTGCCCTGTCTGGGGGGCCTGTTGGACAGAGGTGTCGGTGCCGGCAGAGCGGAGGGCTGGACCAATCAGATTCACTGCCTGCTGGCCTCAGCCGATGGGCTGCTGGCTCAGATCTACCACAGTTCAGAAACAG ATGGAGCGGTGCTGTACGAGGGGCCGGGCGTGGAGCTGGCCTTCCCTCACCTCGACCAGTCGgacccgctgctgctgctgcagcttcagGACCGATACACAGCTGTCTGCCTggcgctcaaacacacactcgg gGTGGATCCGGCCTCCGCGGTCCGTCTGCCTGTCCGAATAATACTCAACCTGGTGTGCCGAGTCCTCGCTGTCAGCTCCAAGAGCata AATTTAACAGGCGATGGCAGCGTGCGGCTGATGGTCTTACCCGTcatacacaccaacacactggAGGTCTTATCGGCTCTCATCGCAGC tgtgcgTGGCGGCATGATCCAGTACGCCGCTGTGCTCCAGAGGCTCTTCTCTCAGACGCTGTCTGCCTGGACGCCTCAGCCTGAAGCCAGTCTGGGCCAGCAGAGAGCCTACAG CTCGGTGCGGGTGTCGGTGTACAGGACCTTGGAGCTGTGGGTCCAGGTGGCCGGAGCCTGCGGCGGCATCCTGCAGGGGAGCCCCGGCCACTCCGAGCTCCTGTTCACTCACCTGCTCAGTGACATCACACCGGGGGCGGAGTCTGTCAAG CTCCGGGCCGGACTGTCGGCGGACGCCGTCCCCGGAGGGAAGCCCGGCCCGCGGCGGACCAAACATCTTGTGATGGCCGACACCGCCGGGCCGTCGCTCCAGAGGAAAGGAGACCAGTTGGCCAATCAGGACTCCTGTCTCTGGGCCCTCAGGG TGTTGAGGCAAGTCCTCCTGACCAGCGGCACGCTCCTGAAGGATGACATGCACAAG CGCCTCCATGACGTGGTGCTGCCGCTGTGCGTGCGTCTGAAGCAGCAGCAGTCCAGCAGCAGCATCCTGAGCGACGCCGCCGGCTGCGTCAGCGGGCAGTACAGCAGCGCCCTCCCCCGGCGAGAGCTGTACAG GTTGCTGCtggctctggtcctggtcccgtcGCCCTGTTGGCCTCCGCCTCTCACCTGCGCCGTGTCCATCCTCAGCAACGGACGCAACGACCGCAACCTCAAG GTCTCTACGTTCTGCTCTGAGGCGCTCACCGtctgcaactccctcctccacccccgcaCTCCCTCCATCgccctgcccctcccccccctcaccctgaaGCCCATCCCCACCGCCTcagtcctcccctcctcccagaCCGCTGGCCTCACTTTGCCCACGCTCCTCGGGGGCCCCGCCCCCGGTCCTCCCTTCCCCAGCCGCCACTCCCTCTGCATGGGCCCCGCCTCCCTGCTGGGCTCTCTGGAGAACCACCTCTCCCTGGTGCCGGGGCTGCCGCCCGCCCCGGAAGACATGATCCTGTCCCACCAGCAGGACTCGGCCGGTCTGGGCCTCCCGGAGGGCCAGAGACCCGTGTTCGTCCGCTACGACCGAGAGGAAGCGGAGGACGTCGAGATCTCTCTGGCCAGCGACTCTGACGACAGCGTGGTCATCGTCCCGCCGGGGATGCTCAACCTGGAGAaccagcaggaggaggcggcggcggcggctcagaACATGTCCTCCGCTCCACCGGGAGGCGCCACAGCGGGAGGAGAGACGGTCGCCACCGTGCCCACCACGGCCACCGCGACCACGATAGACAGGGTGTCGCTCCCCAATgacctcgccgcctcctcccctctcctcaccacctccaccacgcaGATcaactccttccctcctcccagctcctcgGTGGTCTCCCTGGTGCCCCCTTTGAATTCCACCGCGCTCACCGCTCCGCCCGGCGGCGGCCTCGGGGACTCGCTACCCGGCCGACCTCAGCTCCAGCAGATGCTGATGCAGCCCTCGGCGGCGGGCCAGCCCGTCGCCATGGGGATGCCGCTCCAGATGCACCAGCTGCAGAACCAGCTGGGCCAGCAAGGGCGCCACCTGCACCAGGCGCCGCCCGCCAGCAACGAGGACTCCGCCGTCATCAACATCAACAGCAccgacgacgaggaggaagaggaggaggacattgaggaggatgaggatctggatgaagaagaggaggacgaggaggaagaggaggatgtgaGCGATTTCCCCGAGGACGACTTGTACAGCGGGGAGTATGATAATTATGAcgaagaagagggggaagagctggaagaggaggaagaggaggaggaggatgaggacgggGACGGGGACATACCTCCACTGGAGGGAGCGGAGGACAACGATGGAGAGGCGGCTATCGAGGGCGGGAAGGTGCTCCGGGccgtggtggatgaagaggGGATGGCTGGGTTCAGCGTGGAGGGGGAAGCGGAAGGAGGCATCGAGGAGATCCAGACCAACAGAGCGCCGTTCGCCGAGGACCGGATGAAGGTGCAGAAGGTGGAGAGCATCGGCGTCCTGGAGGAGGCGCGGGAGGGGGAGGGCGACGAGAGCGAGAGGATGGACGACCCCACCATGCCCCAAATCCTGTGCGTCACTGGGGGAacgctggaggagagggaggagcccgaggaggaaggaggggccgCGGGGGAGGTGCTGCAGGATGGGGCGGCGCCGTGGGAGCCGGCAGCCAATGAGATTGAGCCGACGGACGCCGCGGAAGGCGGCACAGCCAATCGGTTTCAAGAG GAGTTGGCAGCCGAGCCGCCGCAGGAAGCCGGCGCGATCAATGATAAACCGTCGCCGGCTCGCCAGGAGGAGCAGCTCGCCGTCCAGGAGGGAGACGCGGTGGTGACGGCGGGAGAGCCCGACACCTCCAGGGGGCGGAGCCCAAAAGAGACGGAGGAGATGCCGGAGGAGgccgagaagagagagagcgtgacAGCTGAGACTCaagagacggagggaggagcaggaggagacagtgatgcagaggaggggaaaggactgaagaggaagagggaggaggagcaggaagaggcggGGCTAGGCACTGAGAAGAAAAAG CAGGTCGATGATGAGGTCATGGCGTCCATGTTGGCGGACTTCGTCGCCTGTCCGCCGGATGACGAAGACGGCGCATCCGGATCGACCCGCTCGTGA
- the med11 gene encoding mediator of RNA polymerase II transcription subunit 11, with product MANERLRALEEVEKEIATILQCAGNIVLELSKDKHNASLLDRQLVQFQGSVNRVESELSGQIRYLTQVATGQPHEGSTYSARKDCQMALNRAEYAKVKLGEMGRTCEVMLEQQQQQQQPMT from the exons ATGGCGAACGAGCGGCTCCgagctctggaggaggtggagaaggagatcGCGACCATCCTGCAGTGCGCCG GTAACATTGTGCTGGAGCTCTCCAAAGACAAGCACAACGCCAGCCTGCTGGACAGACAGCTGGTCCAGTTCCAGGGCTCCGTCAACCGGGTGGAGAGCGAGCTGAGCGGCCAGATCCGATACCTCACCCAG GTAGCGACCGGTCAGCCTCACGAGGGGTCCACCTACTCGGCCAGGAAGGACTGTCAGATGGCGCTGAACAGAGCCGAGTACGCCAAGGTCAAACTGGGAGAGATGGGGCGGACCTGTGAAGTCATGCTggagcaacaacagcagcagcagcagccaatgacATGA